The following are encoded together in the Ictalurus punctatus breed USDA103 chromosome 1, Coco_2.0, whole genome shotgun sequence genome:
- the c1h8orf33 gene encoding UPF0488 protein C8orf33 homolog isoform X2, producing the protein MDPNEPHLGHAADSEAGSGFAFHFQIPAETEQKSDPKPSTGKTVTSEAAQSSESSADSKPKAKKKKKKKSGVGGGEEAEPENVNKTREEAPKQESIGLTPEQQLSRELDWCIEQLELGLMTQKSSTKQREEASRALKTLRSSKAPMVKKRQVMRAVSGDYRKKMQEDRDRQYKLIRSAMSSAKVTCVSEAGCRAVYHRRAETLRPPAHSTHTGEASLPAEHTERVGDTFVFRPSGEEFHFNFSL; encoded by the exons ATGGATCCTAACGAGCCGCATCTAGGACACGCTGCAGATTCAGAAGCTGGCTCAGGTTTCGCTTTCCACTTCCAGATTCCTGCAGAAACGGAGCAGAAGAGTGATCCGAAACCCAGCACCGGGAAAACAGTGACGAGTGAAGCGGCTCAAAGCTCGGAGTCGAGTGCGGATTCAAAACCTAAagccaagaagaagaaaaagaagaaatcaggagtGGGTGGAGGAGAGGAAGCTGAACCGGAGAACGTGAATAAAACGAGAGAGGAAGCGCCCAAGCAAGAGAGCATTGGACTG actccAGAGCAGCAGCTGAGTCGAGAGCTGGATTGGTGTATTGAGCAGCTCGAGTTGGGACTGATGACTCAAAAATCCTCTACCAAACAAa gAGAGGAAGCCTCTCGTGCTCTAAAGACTCTGCGCAGCTCCAAAGCACCGATGGTGAAGAAGAGGCAGGTGATGAGAGCCGTGTCCGGAGATTACCGCAAAAAGATGCAggaggacagagacagacagtacaAACTGATCCGCTCGG cgatgtcctcagcgaaGGTGACGTGTGTATCGGAGGCCGGCTGTAGAGCAGTGTACCACCGGCGCGCTGAAACTCTCAGACCTccagcacacagcacacacactggCGAGGCTTCACTTCCTGCTGAGCACACAGAGCGAGTTGGGGACACATTCGTGTTCAGACCTTCAGGAGAGGAGTTTCACTTCAACTTCAGTCTCTGA
- the c1h8orf33 gene encoding UPF0488 protein C8orf33 homolog isoform X1, translating to MQHSSTSAPFHWQRSDNSFAFNFSPEIASSSPQSIMDPNEPHLGHAADSEAGSGFAFHFQIPAETEQKSDPKPSTGKTVTSEAAQSSESSADSKPKAKKKKKKKSGVGGGEEAEPENVNKTREEAPKQESIGLTPEQQLSRELDWCIEQLELGLMTQKSSTKQREEASRALKTLRSSKAPMVKKRQVMRAVSGDYRKKMQEDRDRQYKLIRSAMSSAKVTCVSEAGCRAVYHRRAETLRPPAHSTHTGEASLPAEHTERVGDTFVFRPSGEEFHFNFSL from the exons aTGCAGCATAGCAGTACTTCGGCTCCGTTTCACTGGCAGCGCAGCGACAACTCCTTCGCTTTTAACTTTTCTCCAGAGATTGCTTCCTCCTCGCCCCAAAGCATCATGGATCCTAACGAGCCGCATCTAGGACACGCTGCAGATTCAGAAGCTGGCTCAGGTTTCGCTTTCCACTTCCAGATTCCTGCAGAAACGGAGCAGAAGAGTGATCCGAAACCCAGCACCGGGAAAACAGTGACGAGTGAAGCGGCTCAAAGCTCGGAGTCGAGTGCGGATTCAAAACCTAAagccaagaagaagaaaaagaagaaatcaggagtGGGTGGAGGAGAGGAAGCTGAACCGGAGAACGTGAATAAAACGAGAGAGGAAGCGCCCAAGCAAGAGAGCATTGGACTG actccAGAGCAGCAGCTGAGTCGAGAGCTGGATTGGTGTATTGAGCAGCTCGAGTTGGGACTGATGACTCAAAAATCCTCTACCAAACAAa gAGAGGAAGCCTCTCGTGCTCTAAAGACTCTGCGCAGCTCCAAAGCACCGATGGTGAAGAAGAGGCAGGTGATGAGAGCCGTGTCCGGAGATTACCGCAAAAAGATGCAggaggacagagacagacagtacaAACTGATCCGCTCGG cgatgtcctcagcgaaGGTGACGTGTGTATCGGAGGCCGGCTGTAGAGCAGTGTACCACCGGCGCGCTGAAACTCTCAGACCTccagcacacagcacacacactggCGAGGCTTCACTTCCTGCTGAGCACACAGAGCGAGTTGGGGACACATTCGTGTTCAGACCTTCAGGAGAGGAGTTTCACTTCAACTTCAGTCTCTGA